CGGCAGCGAACCACTGCATATTATGTATAACCCTATAGATGGTATGGTAATGGTGGCCAACAATACCTTTAAACCAAAAACAAACATGATGCTGGTTGCCAAAACCTACGATATGGAAGGCAAAGAGCATTTAATTACACAAGTTTTTGTTGATGTAACAGCAACAACCACAAAAAGATATTTATCGATTAAAAAGGATATTGACGCCGTAGCTAAGGATAAAGGTGCTTTTGTGGTGCTTGAGCTTTTAGATGAGAGCAAGAAGTTGGTAAGCCAAAATATTTATTGGGTAGCTGATGAAAACGGTAACTACTCGGGTTTGCAAAAAATGGATAAAGCCGGGTTAAAGGTTAAAGCTGTTGATGCCGGCAACGGTAAAATTGAAGTAACGCTTACCAATAGCAATAATGGGCCGCTTGCATTTTTTAACCGCCTGTCGGTAGTTGATCCTGCTACGCAAAAGCGCATATTACCCGCCTTTTACAGCGATAACTATGTATCTGTTTTGCCCGGCGAAGAAAAGAAGGTTTCAATAGAATATACACCTGTAAAAGGTGCGGTTAAACCCGTGGTGAGCATACAAGGATGGAATGTAGCCGAAACACAAGTCAGTATAGGTACTAAATAATTTATTTACCGGGTTTGCAAAGTTGGTTTTGTAACAGGATAAGGCCATACTTTGCATTTCGCCATTGTTCGTCTAAAGATGGAGGAACAGCTCCGGGCGATTGTGCAAAGTTGCCTAACACAATATCCATGTCTCCATCGCCGTCAACATCGGCCTTAATCATTGTTAGCGATTTAACAGGCAGATCGCCGGATAATGTGCAGGACTTAAACTGGTAGGTTTTGCTATCGGTATTTTCAAGGTATATAAACGATTCGTTAAGCAATTTGCCAAAGTCGGGGAAGAAGGCCGAGGTTGCAAAATCAATATCGCCATCATTATCAAAATCTTCGGCCAATACGCGTGTAACACCGAATATGGGGTAAAAGAATTGTTCTTTAAAAACATCTTTACCCTGGTTAATTTGCAGCCTTATGCCATGGTAGGGTTTTAATATGTTCGAATAATCGGCGTTGTCGCCATGTACGGTAACAATATCGGTTAAGCCGTCGTGGTTGTAATCGGTTAAAACCATATCTGTGGTGCCATAATTGGGCGGGAAACGCAAAACCCTTTTAGCTTTAAATTTAAGGTTGTCTTTTTGGTATAGTATATAAACACTCTCATCACCCTGCGAAAACATGGTTATAATGTCTTTTTTCCCATCGCCATCCATATCTTTTATATAGCATTTAATGGCCCCGGCTAATGGTAACAATACGTCTTCGTTGTATTTAGCATTGGCATTAGCTTTTTTAAACAGCGACAGCGACCCTGTTTTATTGCCAAAATTGCATACCACTATTTCGGGTATACCATCGCCATTTAAATCATTAATAAGGCTATGTACCGGTCTGTGTAAATTCGTCAGCAGCGGTGTTTCGCCGGTATTGTTTAGCTGCGCGTAGGCACCGGTACTTAGCTCGGTAGGGTATAGTTTACCAATTTCTGTTAAATAGGTGTTATTATTAAAAAAGTTGAAATCAACCGCCGGGCTGGCTACGGTATAAGTTTTGGTTATTCCTTTATCGTATTGCCAATTGCTGACCTTTTTGTTAAAATCGCCTATCCATAGGGTTTTGGTTTGCCTGTTAAATTTTAACCCCGTTATTAATGATGGCGACTGATCGTCTATTTGTATATTTTGGCGCTTAAATAAAGTAAGCGGACTGTTACGGGTAAGTCGCTTTTCATCATAGGCAAGGCTATCGGGTGCGCTGTCAACTATGTAAGCTTCTAATTTACCCCAATCCTCTTTGCTGATAGTTGGGTTATCGGGGATGATATGTTTTTTATTAACTATAGTTCTTTCTTCATCCGATAACCCTCTAAGAGGATCATAATTGGGATAGATAATGCCCATGCGGCTGGCCATAATTGGCAGCACATGGTTTTGCCATACCTGTTTGGTTAAACTTTGCGGATCGGGCTGCATGTGGCACTGGTTACAGTATCTTAAGAATAAGACGTGCCCCTCATCGGTTGCCACACCTTTAGTGGTTTTTGGGGTAAATGAGTTAAGGCTAACAATTAGCGTAAGCGAAAAACAGGCCACTAAAATACCACCCCTTGTTTTCATAAAATCTACTATACATATAACTACGTGTTAACAGGAGATTTAGATGCTTGTTGGCAAAAATAAAT
This portion of the Inquilinus sp. KBS0705 genome encodes:
- a CDS encoding VCBS repeat-containing protein; translation: MKTRGGILVACFSLTLIVSLNSFTPKTTKGVATDEGHVLFLRYCNQCHMQPDPQSLTKQVWQNHVLPIMASRMGIIYPNYDPLRGLSDEERTIVNKKHIIPDNPTISKEDWGKLEAYIVDSAPDSLAYDEKRLTRNSPLTLFKRQNIQIDDQSPSLITGLKFNRQTKTLWIGDFNKKVSNWQYDKGITKTYTVASPAVDFNFFNNNTYLTEIGKLYPTELSTGAYAQLNNTGETPLLTNLHRPVHSLINDLNGDGIPEIVVCNFGNKTGSLSLFKKANANAKYNEDVLLPLAGAIKCYIKDMDGDGKKDIITMFSQGDESVYILYQKDNLKFKAKRVLRFPPNYGTTDMVLTDYNHDGLTDIVTVHGDNADYSNILKPYHGIRLQINQGKDVFKEQFFYPIFGVTRVLAEDFDNDGDIDFATSAFFPDFGKLLNESFIYLENTDSKTYQFKSCTLSGDLPVKSLTMIKADVDGDGDMDIVLGNFAQSPGAVPPSLDEQWRNAKYGLILLQNQLCKPGK